One Phoenix dactylifera cultivar Barhee BC4 chromosome 14, palm_55x_up_171113_PBpolish2nd_filt_p, whole genome shotgun sequence DNA window includes the following coding sequences:
- the LOC103701346 gene encoding probable methyltransferase PMT26, translating into MAFGRSPRMDNRRPSSQCSTATLVVFVALCLVGVWMMTSSTVVPVDMSSSGSKQRVSQTDSKQFEDSSGDIPDGAMKKDANIDEDKSPNEPDSEPTQDQNVPEKTTEKRTQESTEDDSDNASNGRTYNDENGKGEGGEIAKKGEDTNSEGGDMNTAGQEDGQDKSKEQNSAENTANEQEDNKDRNPDETANDDQNKNPEQNSVESNDNEQQQDDNNTDSNIDETASDKQTNNFEQNADETKSNEQQQSDRDKINVQEEEPDGDKVQDGKDQGQLEQKVGQNQDKDAKQNSRDIKSGNQTKDQPPGEVFPDATQSELLNETNTQNGAWSTQAVESRNEKEVQAASSKGQNVAYSWKLCNVTAAFDYIPCLDNEEAIKKLRSTKHFQHRERHCPDEAPTCLVPLPEGYKQQIAWPNSRDKIWYHNVPHTTLADFKGHQNWVKVTGEYLTFPGGGTQFKNGAIRYIDFIKESVPDVAWGKKSRVVLDVGCGVASFGGYLFERDVLTMSFAPKDEHEAQVQFALERGIPAISAVMGTKRLPFPSRVFDVVHCARCRVPWHTEGGMLLLEINRLLRPGGYFVWSATPVYQKIQDDVEIWNAMSWLTKSMCWEMVNKTGRDIVNQVGLAVYRKPTNNECYEKRTENNPPFCQESDDPDAAWNVPLQACMHKLPVSPAVRGSQWPEEWPQRLEKAPYWLNSSEVGVYGKPAPEDFAVDYEHWRRVVSKSYLNGMGINWTTVRNVMDMRSVYGGFAAALRDKKVWVMNVVSIDSPDTLPVIYERGFFGMYHDWCESFSTYPRTYDLLHADHLFSRLKKRCKLLPVIVEVDRILRPEGKLLVRDNAEIINEVESIAKSLHWEIRMTYSKNNEGLLCVQKTMWRPKEVASSTTPIS; encoded by the exons ATGGCATTTGGGAGAAGCCCACGGATGGACAATAGGAGGCCGTCGTCGCAATGCTCGACGGCAACCCTCGTCGTGTTTGTTGCTCTTTGCTTGGTCGGGGTATGGATGATGACATCATCAACTGTAGTTCCTGTCGACATGTCTTCATCAGGGAGCAAACAACGGGTTTCTCAGACTGATTCTAAGCAATTCGAGGATAGTTCAGGAGACATACCTGATGGTGCGATGAAAAAGGATGCCAACATCGATGAGGATAAGTCTCCAAATGAACCTGATTCTGAGCCGACCCAGGACCAGAATGTGCCAGAGAAAACAACTGAAAAGAGGACCCAAGAAAGTACAGAGGATGATTCAGATAATGCATCAAATGGTCGGACCTATAATGATGAAAATGGGAAAGGTGAAGGTGGAGAGATAGCTAAGAAAGGTGAAGACACAAATTCAGAGGGTGGTGACATGAATACCGCTGGTCAGGAAGATGGACAAGACAAAAGCAAAGAACAAAATTCTGCTGAAAACACGGCCAATGAACAGGAAGATAACAAAGACAGAAATCCTGATGAAACAGCAAATGATGATCAAAACAAGAATCCAGAACAAAATTCTGTTGAATCTAATGACAATGAGCAACAGCAAGATGACAACAACACAGACAGTAATATCGATGAAACTGCAAGTGATAAGCAAACCAATAACTTTGAACAGAATGCTGATGAAACCAAAAGCAACGAGCAACAACAATCTGACCGTGACAAGATAAATGTGCAAGAAGAGGAACCTGATGGTGATAAAGTGCAGGACGGAAAGGATCAAGGCCAGTTAGAGCAGAAGGTTGGGCAAAACCAAGACAAGGATGCTAAACAAAATTCTAGAGACATCAAAAGTGGGAACCAGACAAAGGATCAACCTCCAGGCGAGGTGTTTCCTGATGCGACTCAGTCAGAGCTTCTAAATGAGACCAATACTCAGAATGGGGCATGGTCTACTCAAGCTGTGGAGTCGAGGAATGAGAAGGAAGTGCAAGCTGCTTCATCAAAGGGACAAAATGTGGCATACAGTTGGAAACTTTGTAATGTCACTGCTGCATTTGATTATATACCTTGCCTGGACAATGAGGAAGCTATCAAGAAGCTTCGGTCCACTAAGCACTTCCAACATCGAGAAAGGCATTGTCCTGATGAGGCACCAACCTGCCTTGTCCCGCTTCCAGAAGGATATAAACAGCAAATTGCATGGCCGAATAGCAGGGATAAG ATATGGTACCACAATGTCCCTCATACCACGCTTGCTGATTTTAAGGGGCACCAAAATTGGGTAAAGGTTACTGGAGAATACCTTACTTTTCCTGGTGGTGGAACTCAATTCAAGAATGGTGCAATCCGCTACATCGATTTCATCAAGGAG TCTGTGCCTGATGTAGCATGGGGGAAGAAAAGCCGTGTTGTATTGGATGTCGGCTGTGGAGTGGCTAGCTTTGGAGGCTATCTTTTTGAAAGAGATGTGCTTACCATGTCATTTGCTCCTAAGGACGAGCATGAGGCCCAAGTGCAATTTGCTCTTGAAAGAGGAATTCCTGCTATCTCAGCAGTCATGGGCACCAAGAGACTTCCTTTCCCAAGCAGGGTCTTCGATGTTGTTCACTGTGCACGTTGTAGGGTCCCATGGCACACTGAAG GTGGAATGCTTTTGCTGGAGATCAATCGGCTGTTGCGGCCTGGCGGTTACTTTGTGTGGTCTGCTACTCCAGTGTAccaaaaaattcaagatgatgtTGAAATCTGGAATG CTATGTCTTGGCTGACAAAGTCCATGTGCTGGGAAATGGTGAACAAAACAGGAAGGGATATTGTCAACCAAGTGGGTTTAGCAGTATATAGAAAGCCTACCAATAACGAGTGCTATGAGAAAAGAACGGAAAACAACCCTCCGTTCTGCCAAGAATCTGATGATCCGGATGCAGCCTG GAATGTCCCCTTGCAAGCATGTATGCACAAACTGCCAGTGAGTCCTGCTGTTCGTGGGTCTCAATGGCCAGAGGAATGGCCACAAAGGTTGGAAAAAGCACCTTACTGGCTAAATAGCTCAGAGGTTGGGGTTTATGGTAAACCTGCCCCCGAGGACTTTGCAGTAGACTATGAACACTGGAGGCGTGTTGTCAGCAAATCATATCTGAATGGAATGGGAATCAACTGGACCACTGTGAGGAATGTCATGGACATGAGATCTGTATATGGAGG TTTTGCCGCTGCGTTGCGAGACAAGAAGGTGTGGGTTATGAATGTTGTCTCAATTGATTCACCAGATACCCTTCCTGTTATTTATGAACGTGGATTTTTTGGGATGTATCATGATTGGTGTGAATCATTCAGTACCTATCCCCGAACATATGATCTTCTCCATGCAGACCATCTATTTTCCAGGCTAAAGAAGAG GTGCAAGTTATTGCCAGTAATTGTCGAAGTGGATCGGATATTGAGACCAGAAGGGAAGCTACTTGTGAGGGACAATGCAGAGATTATTAACGAAGTTGAGAGCATAGCAAAATCATTGCATTGGGAAATCAGAATGACCTACTCAAAGAATAATGAAGGATTGCTTTGTGTTCAGAAGACAATGTGGCGGCCAAAAGAAGTAGCATCAAGCACGACACCGATCTcttaa
- the LOC103700279 gene encoding gibberellin 20 oxidase 2-like, whose amino-acid sequence MASITSSGLLHPSSAPSKEEDRRGRVIFDPFLLQKETNVPKEFLWPQSERPDCLEEVQAPVVDLKGFLQGDESSTRRAAEIIRQACLVHGFFQVINHGIDPSLCRDAMRNADELFKLPLETKLKIQRQRGSLWGYTGAHADRFSSKLPWKETISFGYDNVGSKNGVVSYFVSSLGKDFEPTGWVYERYFGAMKELSLRIIDLLAISLGVDREYFREYFKDGESVSRCNYYPSCQVPEVVLGTGPHNDPTGLTLLLQDQVGGLEVFTDGKWQALNPQPDALVINIGDTFMALTNGIYKSCLHRAVVNSQLKRQSIVFFLCAKGDKVIRPPEALVSQENPRKYPDFTWSELLNFTQNCYRADGETLQCFAQQLLSSKATK is encoded by the exons ATGGCCTCCATCACCAGCTCCGGCCTCCTGCACCCATCTTCAGCCCCGAGCAAAGAAGAAGACCGCCGCGGCCGTGTGATCTTTGACCCCTTTCTCCTCCAGAAAGAAACCAACGTGCCCAAAGAATTCCTCTGGCCGCAGTCCGAGAGGCCTGATTGTTTGGAAGAAGTCCAGGCCCCAGTGGTAGACCTCAAAGGATTTCTCCAAGGAGATGAGTCGTCCACCCGTCGTGCTGCTGAGATCATCCGACAAGCCTGCCTCGTCCATGGCTTCTTCCAGGTAATCAACCACGGCATCGACCCGTCTCTCTGTCGTGACGCGATGAGAAATGCGGACGAACTTTTCAAACTCCCCCTGGAGACCAAGCTCAAGATCCAGCGACAGCGTGGGAGCTTATGGGGCTACACCGGAGCCCATGCCGATCGCTTTTCCTCCAAGCTGCCCTGGAAGGAGACGATCTCCTTCGGCTATGATAACGTTGGATCTAAGAATGGCGTCGTCAGCTACTTCGTGTCCAGCCTTGGGAAGGATTTTGAGCCAACGGG ATGGGTCTACGAGAGATATTTTGGAGCTATGAAAGAGTTGTCTCTGAGGATCATAGATCTTTTGGCGATCAGTTTGGGGGTGGATCGAGAGTATTTCCGAGAATACTTCAAGGACGGGGAGTCGGTGTCGAGATGCAACTACTATCCGTCGTGCCAAGTGCCGGAGGTGGTGCTTGGGACGGGGCCGCATAACGATCCGACCGGGCTCACGCTGCTGCTTCAAGACCAAGTGGGAGGGTTGGAGGTGTTCACGGATGGCAAATGGCAAGCATTAAACCCGCAGCCGGACGCGCTGGTGATCAACATTGGTGACACATTCATG GCTTTAACCAATGGAATATACAAGAGTTGCTTGCATCGAGCGGTGGTTAACTCGCAACTCAAGAGGCAATCAATAGTCTTTTTTCTGTGCGCAAAAGGCGACAAAGTGATCCGACCCCCAGAGGCACTGGTGAGCCAAGAGAATCCACGCAAGTATCCAGACTTCACCTGGTCGGAGCTGCTGAACTTCACTCAGAACTGCTATAGAGCCGACGGTGAAACCCTACAATGCTTCGCCCAACAGCTTTTATCCTCCAAAGCAACAAAATAG
- the LOC120113129 gene encoding gibberellin 20 oxidase 2-like: protein MASITSSGLLHPSSAPSKEEDRRGRVIFDPFLLQKETNVPKEFLWPQSERPDCLEEVQAPVVDLKGFLQGDESSTRRAAEIIRQACLAHGFFQVINHGIDPSLCRDAMRNADELFKLPLETKLKIQRQRGSFWGYTGAHADRFSSKLPWKETLSFGYDNVGSKNGVVSYFVSSLGKDFEPTGWVYERYFGAMKELSLRIIDLLAISLGVDREYFREYFEDGESVSRCNYYPSCQVPEVVLGTGPHNDPNGLTLLLQDQVGGLEVFTDGKWQALNPQPDALVINIGDTFMVCILFYFTKKRGTLNIG from the exons ATGGCCTCCATCACCAGCTCCGGCCTCCTGCACCCATCTTCAGCCCCGAGCAAAGAAGAAGACCGCCGCGGCCGTGTGATCTTTGATCCCTTTCTCCTCCAGAAAGAAACCAACGTGCCCAAAGAATTCCTCTGGCCGCAGTCCGAGAGGCCTGATTGTTTGGAAGAAGTCCAGGCCCCAGTGGTAGACCTCAAAGGATTTCTCCAAGGAGATGAGTCGTCCACCCGTCGTGCTGCTGAGATCATCCGACAAGCCTGCCTCGCCCATGGCTTCTTCCAGGTAATCAACCACGGCATCGACCCGTCTCTCTGTCGTGACGCGATGAGAAATGCGGACGAACTTTTCAAACTCCCCCTGGAGACCAAGCTCAAGATCCAGCGACAGCGTGGGAGCTTTTGGGGCTACACCGGAGCCCATGCCGATCGCTTTTCCTCCAAGCTGCCCTGGAAGGAGACGCTCTCCTTCGGCTATGATAACGTTGGATCTAAGAATGGCGTCGTCAGCTACTTCGTGTCCAGCCTTGGGAAGGATTTTGAGCCAACGGG ATGGGTCTACGAGAGATATTTTGGAGCTATGAAAGAGTTGTCTCTGAGGATCATAGATCTTTTGGCGATCAGTTTGGGGGTGGATCGAGAGTATTTCCGAGAATACTTCGAGGACGGGGAGTCGGTGTCGAGATGCAACTACTATCCGTCGTGCCAAGTGCCGGAGGTGGTGCTTGGGACGGGGCCGCATAACGATCCGAACGGGCTCACGCTGCTGCTTCAAGACCAAGTGGGAGGGTTGGAGGTGTTCACGGATGGCAAATGGCAAGCATTAAACCCGCAGCCGGACGCGCTGGTGATCAACATTGGTGACACATTCATGGTATGCATTCTATTTTATTTCACAAAGAAAAGAGGAACTTTAAATATTGGATGA